From one Lolium rigidum isolate FL_2022 chromosome 4, APGP_CSIRO_Lrig_0.1, whole genome shotgun sequence genomic stretch:
- the LOC124708634 gene encoding protein COFACTOR ASSEMBLY OF COMPLEX C SUBUNIT B CCB2, chloroplastic-like produces MALLVRAPSLLHLHPLPISAGAFLLPQTTPRPTLHRRPLAARVRAANSDPPQQVNLSVLRFTLGIPGLDESYLPRWIGLGFGALVLLNHLLSPSPTPAQLRSEALGLCLAAFSAALPYLGRFLEGAGAAGRVPLQEGSRQVFVIPGDLSAAQKEDMAWATYVLLQNTNTTSVLIAVGDVLCIRGYWDPPADIPKNAMIEWFKGQMEQAGLVNLSSALYLPSFSDTQLGKILPQGILSVLAQPIVSNANPASGETKAEGVILLASNASYAYSEKDRVWIRAVANKFRHA; encoded by the exons atggctctcctcgtccgagCACCGTCGCTGCTCCACCTCCATCCTCTCCCCATCTCGGCGGGCGCCTTCCTCCTCCCTCAAACCACGCCCAGACCCACGCTCCAccgccgccccctcgccgcccgggTCCGCGCCGCCAACTCCGACCCTCCGCAGCAGGTCAACCTCTCCGTCCTCCGCTTCACCCTcg GGATCCCCGGGCTGGACGAGTCGTACCTCCCGCGCTGGATAGGCCTCGGCTTCGGCGCCCTCGTCCTCCTCAACCACCTCCTCTCGCCGTCCCCGACCCCCGCGCAGCTC AGGTCGGAGGCTCTGGGGCTGTGCCTGGCCGCGTTCTCGGCGGCGCTGCCGTACCTCGGGAGGTTCCTAGAG GGTGCGGGTGCCGCAGGCCGTGTGCCGTTGCAGGAGGGGAGCAGGCAGGTGTTTGTGATTCCTGGTGATCTTTCGGCGGCGCAGAAGGAGGATATGGCCTGGGCGACGTATGTTCTGCTGCAGAACACGAACACCACGTCTGTG CTCATAGCGGTTGGTGATGTGTTGTGCATACGTGGATACTGGGATCCTCCTGCCGATATCCCCAAGAATGCCATGATTGAGTGGTTCAAGGGTCAGATGGAGCAAGCTGGACTCGTTAATCTGAGTAGCGCTTTGTACCTTCCTAGTTTTTCTG ACACTCAGCTTGGGAAGATCCTGCCACAAGGAATTCTTTCTGTGTTGGCACAACCAATTGTGAGCAATGCTAATCCAGCTAGCGGTGAAACAAAAGCTGAAGGTGTCATCCTGTTGGCCTCCAACGCAAGTTATGCATATAGTGAGAAAGATAGGGTTTGGATAAGAGCAGTTGCAAATAAATTTCGACATGCGTAG